In one window of Vulpes vulpes isolate BD-2025 chromosome 1, VulVul3, whole genome shotgun sequence DNA:
- the KPTN gene encoding KICSTOR complex protein kaptin isoform X2 — protein MINILSSILPTERATPSHVQGACGSPLSGPVKAGRSAQARWGSPRGSPGSPAGGHLGKGQRWQLLDVISVRDGRAPAVQVASGASNVYGLAGGAGGRGELLAATLKGKVLGFRYQDLRQKIRPVAKELQFNYIPVDAEIVSIDTFNKSPPKRGLVVGITFIKDSGDKGSPFLNIYCDYEPGSEYNLDSIAQSCLNLELQFTPFQLCHAEVQVGNQLETVFLLSGNDPAIHLYKENEGLHQFEEQPVENLFPELTNLTSSVLWLDVHNLPGTSRRLSALGCQSGYVRVAHVDQRSQEVLQTWTILQDGPISRVIVFSLSAPEETKDRPPQQEEYSVLVASMLEPAVVYRDLLSRGLEDQLLLPGSDQFDSVLCGLVTDIDLDGRPEVLVATYGQELLCYKYFGPESGLPDAERGFRLLWQRGFSSPLLAMAHVDLTGDGLQELAVVSLKGVHILQHSLVQASELVLTRLRHQVEQRRHQSQRPGDRAGPGPAETSAS, from the exons ATGATTAATATTCTATCTTCCATACTGCCCACAGAGAGGGCCACCCCCTCCCATGTTCAGGGAGCCTGTGGGAgccccctctctgggcctgtaaAAGCCGGTAGGAGCGCGCAGGCGCGATGGGGCAGTCCTAGGGGAAGCCCGGGCAGCCCGGCGGGTGGCCATCTTGGTAAAGGGCAGCGATGGCAGCTTCTTGACGTCATCAGTGTGCGCGACGGGCGGGCACCGGCGGTCCAGGTCGCTTCGGGAgcg AGCAATGTGTACGGGctggcgggcggcgcgggcgggcgcggagAGCTGCTGGCCGCCACCCTTAAAGGCAAGGTGCTGGGCTTCCGCTACCAAGACCTCCGACAGAAAATCCGGCCTGTGGCCAAGGAGCTGCAATTCAACTACATTCCCG TGGATGCAGAGATTGTCTCCATCGACACCTTCAACAAGTCACCCCCAAAGCGGGGCCTGGTTGTGGGGATCACGTTCATCAAG GATTCAGGGGACAAGGGCAGCCCCTTCCTTAATATTTACTGCGACTACGAGCCTGGCTCTGAGTACAACCTTGACTCCATTGCCC AGAGCTGCCTGAACCTGGAGCTCCAGTTCACTCCTTTCCAGCTGTGCCATGCAGA GGTCCAGGTCGGGAATCAACTGGAGACAGTGTTTCTCCTGAGTGGGAATGACCCAGCCATTCATCTGTACAaggag AATGAGGGTCTGCATCAGTTTGAAGAACAGCCCGTGGAAAACCTCTTCCCAGAGCTCACGAACCTGACCAGCAG TGTCCTCTGGCTTGATGTCCACAACCTCCCCGGCACATCCCGGCGACTCTCTGCTCTCGGCTGCCAGAGTGGTTATGTCCGAGTTGCTCACGTGGACCAGCGAAGCCAAG AGGTTCTGCAGACATGGACAATCCTGCAGGATGGCCCCATTTCCCGCGTGATCGTGTTCAGCCTCTCGGCGCCCGAGG AGACCAAGGACCGGCCGCCACAACAGGAGGAGTACAGCGTGCTCGTGGCCAGTATGTTAGAGCCAGCCGTGGTGTACCG GGACCTGCTTAGCCGGGGCCTTGAGGACCAGCTTCTCCTGCCTGGTAGTGACCAGTTTGACAGCGTCCTCTGTGGCCTGGTCACCGATATAGATTTGGATGGGCGACCTGAAGTCCTGGTGGCCACCTACGGACAG GAGCTGCTCTGTTACAAGTACTTCGGCCCAGAGTCTGGGCTGCCTGACGCGGAGCGTGGATTCCGCTTGCTGTGGCAGCGGGGCTTCTCCAGCCCACTGCTGGCCATGGCACACGTGGACCTGACCGGGGATGGGCTGCAGGAACTTGCCGTGGTCTCCCTGAAGGGCGTGCACATCCTGCAG CACAGCCTGGTCCAGGCCTCGGAGCTGGTCCTGACCCGGCTTCGGCATCAAGTGGAGCAGAGGAGACATCAGTCCCAGAggcctggggacagggcaggTCCAGGGCCTGCTGAGACCTCAGCCTCCTGA
- the KPTN gene encoding KICSTOR complex protein kaptin isoform X1: MINILSSILPTERATPSHVQGACGSPLSGPVKAGRSAQARWGSPRGSPGSPAGGHLGKGQRWQLLDVISVRDGRAPAVQVASGAVGGVGQGRRHRWGEWLRGVMGEAAVAAGPCPLREDSFTRFSSQSNVYGLAGGAGGRGELLAATLKGKVLGFRYQDLRQKIRPVAKELQFNYIPVDAEIVSIDTFNKSPPKRGLVVGITFIKDSGDKGSPFLNIYCDYEPGSEYNLDSIAQSCLNLELQFTPFQLCHAEVQVGNQLETVFLLSGNDPAIHLYKENEGLHQFEEQPVENLFPELTNLTSSVLWLDVHNLPGTSRRLSALGCQSGYVRVAHVDQRSQEVLQTWTILQDGPISRVIVFSLSAPEETKDRPPQQEEYSVLVASMLEPAVVYRDLLSRGLEDQLLLPGSDQFDSVLCGLVTDIDLDGRPEVLVATYGQELLCYKYFGPESGLPDAERGFRLLWQRGFSSPLLAMAHVDLTGDGLQELAVVSLKGVHILQHSLVQASELVLTRLRHQVEQRRHQSQRPGDRAGPGPAETSAS; encoded by the exons ATGATTAATATTCTATCTTCCATACTGCCCACAGAGAGGGCCACCCCCTCCCATGTTCAGGGAGCCTGTGGGAgccccctctctgggcctgtaaAAGCCGGTAGGAGCGCGCAGGCGCGATGGGGCAGTCCTAGGGGAAGCCCGGGCAGCCCGGCGGGTGGCCATCTTGGTAAAGGGCAGCGATGGCAGCTTCTTGACGTCATCAGTGTGCGCGACGGGCGGGCACCGGCGGTCCAGGTCGCTTCGGGAgcggtgggtggggtggggcagggcaggcgcCACCGGTGGGGTGAGTGGTTGAGGGGCGTGATGGGGGAGGCGGCCGTGGCCGCGGGGCCTTGTCCACTGCGGGAGGATAGCTTCACGCGCTTCTCGTCGCAGAGCAATGTGTACGGGctggcgggcggcgcgggcgggcgcggagAGCTGCTGGCCGCCACCCTTAAAGGCAAGGTGCTGGGCTTCCGCTACCAAGACCTCCGACAGAAAATCCGGCCTGTGGCCAAGGAGCTGCAATTCAACTACATTCCCG TGGATGCAGAGATTGTCTCCATCGACACCTTCAACAAGTCACCCCCAAAGCGGGGCCTGGTTGTGGGGATCACGTTCATCAAG GATTCAGGGGACAAGGGCAGCCCCTTCCTTAATATTTACTGCGACTACGAGCCTGGCTCTGAGTACAACCTTGACTCCATTGCCC AGAGCTGCCTGAACCTGGAGCTCCAGTTCACTCCTTTCCAGCTGTGCCATGCAGA GGTCCAGGTCGGGAATCAACTGGAGACAGTGTTTCTCCTGAGTGGGAATGACCCAGCCATTCATCTGTACAaggag AATGAGGGTCTGCATCAGTTTGAAGAACAGCCCGTGGAAAACCTCTTCCCAGAGCTCACGAACCTGACCAGCAG TGTCCTCTGGCTTGATGTCCACAACCTCCCCGGCACATCCCGGCGACTCTCTGCTCTCGGCTGCCAGAGTGGTTATGTCCGAGTTGCTCACGTGGACCAGCGAAGCCAAG AGGTTCTGCAGACATGGACAATCCTGCAGGATGGCCCCATTTCCCGCGTGATCGTGTTCAGCCTCTCGGCGCCCGAGG AGACCAAGGACCGGCCGCCACAACAGGAGGAGTACAGCGTGCTCGTGGCCAGTATGTTAGAGCCAGCCGTGGTGTACCG GGACCTGCTTAGCCGGGGCCTTGAGGACCAGCTTCTCCTGCCTGGTAGTGACCAGTTTGACAGCGTCCTCTGTGGCCTGGTCACCGATATAGATTTGGATGGGCGACCTGAAGTCCTGGTGGCCACCTACGGACAG GAGCTGCTCTGTTACAAGTACTTCGGCCCAGAGTCTGGGCTGCCTGACGCGGAGCGTGGATTCCGCTTGCTGTGGCAGCGGGGCTTCTCCAGCCCACTGCTGGCCATGGCACACGTGGACCTGACCGGGGATGGGCTGCAGGAACTTGCCGTGGTCTCCCTGAAGGGCGTGCACATCCTGCAG CACAGCCTGGTCCAGGCCTCGGAGCTGGTCCTGACCCGGCTTCGGCATCAAGTGGAGCAGAGGAGACATCAGTCCCAGAggcctggggacagggcaggTCCAGGGCCTGCTGAGACCTCAGCCTCCTGA